Genomic window (Staphylococcus debuckii):
AAGGTGTACTTCAAAATGTAATTATATTTATAATTATTTCGCTTTCCAAAAGTCTCCTTCCGGATTGCTGAGCTTTTCTATTTTCTGTTGCAGTGCTAATTTCTTCAACTCTTTTAATAACATCTTTTCTGGCCATTCATATATCGTTAATAACTCTTCAAATGTAACAAATTGCTGCTCTTTGATATAAGTCTCGAGTTTAGGCGGTAATTCTTTTTCGATAGGGGTTCCCATTAACTCATTAATAATATAAGTATAAATGTGATATGGATACAATCCCTCAACTTTTAAGCCTTCTTCAGTCACGTCTTCGTTAAAGAACACAAGGGAAGGTGCTTGATCAATTTCCATTTCACGCGCAATATGCAAATCAACTTTCAAACTGTCTTTGAGTTTGCCGCTCTTCAAGTCTTCCTTGAAAACTTCATATTCTAATCCTGCATTCTTAGCCGCAGTCTTAATCATTTCTTCAGTAATGATGTCTCGCTTGGGAATAATTTCATTCTGCATGAGATGAATGAAACGTTCTGCACGAGAACGGCCTTGTAATTCTGCTGCTTTATATGCCAAAGCGATATTATCATTTTCTGAACTGCTTTGTGCTTGACATTTTGTTAAAATCCGCAAAGATGGGTTTAAAATATGACGAATACGGATATATTGTTTATATTCAACCCTTAATTTTGACAAGATTGCTGAAAGTTTAAAGCAATCTTCATCAAAGGGATCGAAGAAAGAATAAATTTCAATTTTACTCACAGGTGAAAGATTGGTATCATCTTGTCTATTGTTACATATTAACTTTAATTCTTCAGACATCTAATTCACCTACAATTAATTTTCAGAATTAACCATATGATGGGCTGTCATCCGCAGTCTTTCATATAGGTATTCACCAACACCTGCAGGGAGCTCTGCATGTTGAATCGCTTTATTCATATTTTCTAACCAGGCGTCTCTTTCAAATGATGTGATTCTAAATTCCATATGTCGCATTTTCAGCATTGGGTGTCCGTGCTCTTCAGTGTATAAAGCAGGTCCGCCTAAAAACTGTGTTAAAAATTGTTTTTGCTTGCGACTTGTTTCAGCAAAGTCACCGGGAAAGAGATAATTTATTCTTTCATCTTTTTCAACAAGAGAATAAAAGTAATCTATCATACTATATAATCGCTCTTTACCTATGACTTCATATGGATTTGGAGCCATAACATCACCCTGTTTCTTAAACATATATCTAATATAACATGAATTTTTACATTTTAAAGTAATACGACTTTTGATGTAGAGTATTATACATTATATGTGAATTTATTTACTTTTAGCTTTGAAAAAACGTTGAACTTTATTTTTTGGTACATAAGATTTAATATCGAATTCTTTTAAAATACTTTGGAATTTTGCCAAACCAGTTTCAGGATTTTCAACTTCAAATTCTAATTCATAATCTTCAATGCCCAAATATTCGCTATGGTCGAGAACCAGCAGTCCTTCTTCGATTTCTGTTTCCATTCTATGGGTTGTCAGTGCCCCTAATACATGCAGTTTTTCCGTATCAATACCAGAATCCTTCAAGACTGAAAAGATATCTTCTGGCAATTGATTTGAATGAATATGTTGTCCATGCTCAGGTACAATGTGCGTTTCATTATTATATTCAGTCAATCCGACTTCTGCGGGTACTTTTAAGGTCATTTCATATTCTTTGCCGATTTGACGAATGCGTAATGCCATTAATTGTTCAGCTAATTCAAAGTCCGGTGTATCAATATAAAAATTAATTTGTGTAAATGGCTGTTGACTATTAAAAAAAGCTTTTTTCAAAGCAGTATATTCCTCTTCAGATAAGAGTTGTTTGTATTCGATTTCTTGGTTAATCGCCATAATTTCACCCCTTTGTTTGTATATTATGGAGGATTTTTTCATTGAATGAAAGCAATTCAAATTTCGTATAATTAGATGAAGCGTTTAGGTTATGTAATGGACTCAATACATATGTTAAAATAATGAGGAATAACACAAGGAGGAACACAGGTATGCGAATTTATGTAAATGAAATCAAGGTGAAAGACGATGGCATCTATTGCTATACTGATAAATCTACAGAAGGTTTAAAGGAAGCAGGACAAATGCTTGTGGATAGTGACAATTACGGATTTGCCTATATATTAGATGATGGACAATCGTATTCTTATCTTATCTTTGTGAAAGAAACATGGTCGATGCTCCATGAAAATAAGGGTAAAGCAATATATATCAATGATGATTTAAAATTAGAAATGTTTGATCAAGAATTAGACTATATTCTAAGTAATATTAAAGGCAACTCAAATTACGGTAAAGACTTTGTAGCGGAAGTTGAGGAAGCATTTGAGTTGGAGTGAAGCGGAGTGAATCACTATGAATCAATGGGATCGATTTTTAACCCCTTATAGACAAGCAGTGGATGAATTAAAGATAAAATTAAAGGGCTTGCGCAAAATATACGATTTGGAACAAGATGCATCACCGATTGAATTTGTGACAGGTCGTGTCAAACCTTTGACGAGCATTATTGAAAAAGCCACAGAAAGAGGCATTCCATTTGATCGCTTGCATGAAGAAATGTACGATATTGCAGGTTTAAGAATCATGTGCCAATTTGTGGATGACATTGAAATTGTCGTTAATTTATTACGCCAAAGAAAAGATTTTAAAGTTATCGAAGAAAGAGATTACATCAATAACACGAAAGAGAGCGGTTATCGTTCTTATCATGTAATCATAGAATATCCAATTGAAACATTGGATGGACAAAGTAAAATTTTAGCGGAGATACAAATACGTACTTTGGCCATGAATTTCTGGGCAACGATTGAACATACTTTACGTTATAAATACGATGGGGACTATCCTCCAGAAATTCAAAAGCGTTTAGAAAATGCGGCTGAAGCAGCTTTTTCACTAGATGAAGAAATGTCTGAGATTAAAGATGAAATACAAGAAGCGCAACGTTATTATTCGAAAAAAAGGGCGAAAAAACATAATCAAGAGTGAGGTGCAGCATGCGATATAATATTGTGTCAAAGGGAGATCATAAATCCAACAGCATTAAGGAAAATATGGAAACACAAATGCAGAATACAGAGATGATAAAGGACACGGAAACACCTGAAATCGTAATTTCTGTCGGCGGAGATGGTACTTTACTAGAAGCGTTTCATAAATACAGTTACCGATTAGCAGAAACTGCATTTGTAGGGGTACATACTGGACATTTAGGCTTCTATGCTGATTGGCTGCCGCACGAATCTGATAAATTAATCGAAGAAATTATAGATGGGGAGTACGACGTGATTAAATATCCATTGATTGATATCACGGTAAACTATAATGATGAAAAGAATCCTTCGCAACATATTGCTTTAAATGAGGCAACGATGAAAACTGAGGATAACACCACATTAGTTGCAGATGTGAGTTTAAGAGGGAAGCATTTTGAACGTTTCAGAGGAGATGGTTTATGTATATCGACGCCTTCAGGTTCAACCGCTTATAATAAAGCACTCGGGGGCGCTTTAATTCATCCATCATTACGTGCGATTCAGTTAACGGAGATTGCTTCTATTAATAACCGCGTCTTCCGTACAGTAGGGTCGCCTTTAGTATTGCCGGCGCATCACTATTGTTTGATTACACCGGTAGATCAAAGAACGATTATGACGTCAATCGATCATGTTACAACTAAGCATCATAACGTGAAAAGTATTGAGTATAAAGTTGCGAAAGAAGAAATTCGTTTTGCGCGCTTCAGACCTTTCCCATTCTGGAAACGTGTACATGATTCGTTCATTTCTGATGGACGCGATGACTAATGCAATTTCAATATACTATTGCATCACCCATAGTTTTGAAAACTTTTTTACAAGAAAATCAATATTCCAAGAAGATGATAAGTGCCATTAAACGTGATGGCGCTTTACTTGTGAATGAGAAGCCTGTCACTGTTAGAAAGGCCATGGAAGCAGGAGATACTTTGGTAGTGAAGTTACCGGACGAACTTCCAAGTGTAAATTTGGAACCGTTCGAACAACCTTTAGATATTTTGTTTGAAGATACGTATTTCATTGCTGTATCAAAAGGCAAACAGCAAAATTGCGCACCCTCTCGAGAGCATCCGCACGGCAGCTTAATAGAGCAGGTGATGGGATACTTAGCTTCTAAGCAATCTGGCGAAGCCTCACCAGCAAATCCGCATATTGTGACGCGTTTAGATCGTAATACAAGCGGTATTGTCTTATTTGCTAAACATGGTCATTTTCATCATATGATGTCTCATGTTGCAATGAACAAGATTTACCACTGTATTGCTGAAGGCAGGATAGAAGAAGCGGGCAATATTGTCGCACCTATCTTAAGGGCGTCAGACAGTATTATTAAACGTCAAGTCGGAGCTGCAGGAAAATACGCAGAAACGAGCTTTCAACCTATTCAAATCGCCAATGACTTTACTTTATGCAAGGTACAGCTGCATACAGGGCGCACCCATCAGATACGCGTCCATTTTCAATATATCGGCCATCCGCTTCTAGGCGACGACTTATACGATGGCCCGCATTCTGATATCACCGGCCAGGCTTTAGCCTGCTGTAATCTAAGTTTTACGCATCCCATCACTCATGAATGTATCGAGTTGAAAGATGATGCGAAAAGGACAGAATTAGATAATCTTTTCCAACATTTAATACAACCAACTGAGATGTGAGGAGGGCACCAATTTGGCAAAAGATGACAATAAATTCATGGACGAGAAAGAAATATATAACAAGTCATTATTAGACAATCTCTTATTAAATAATGACATTGATCAATTCCGAGAAGAATTCTTATCCATGCATACGTATGAACAAAGTGAATATTTTGAAGACAGCGATAAAGAAATTCATCAAAAAATGTATCACTTACTTTCACCAAAAGAAGTGGCAGACTTTTTTGATCAGTTAGAAATTGATGATGATGAATATGAAGAGATATTTGATCAAATGAAAGTCAGTTATGCAGCGCATATCTTAGAAGATATGTCTTACGATAACGCTGTAGATATCATGAATCATCTCTCTAAACGCAAGATTGCAACATTACTTGCGATTATGGACAAAGAAGATGCAAAAGAAATTAAAGCATTGATGCATTATGAAGAAGATACAGCCGGCGGTATCATGACTACGGAGTATATCTCCTTGAAGACGACTACACCAGTCAAAGAAGGGTTATTGCTTGTAAAAGAGCAAGCGCCTGATGCTGAGACGATCTATGTCATCTTTGCAGTCAATGATGATAAACAACTCGTTGGCGTACTTTCACTCAGGGATTTAATTGTTGCAGAAAATGATGATTATATAGAAGATATTATGAGTGAACGTGTGGTCAGCGTAAATGTTGCAGATGACCAAGAAGACGTTGCGCAAACGATGCGTGACTATGATTTCATTGCCTTGCCAGTAGTCGATTATCAAGACCATTTACTGGGTATTATCACAATTGACGATATCTTAGATGTTATGGACGAAGAAGCGTTAGAAGACTACTCGGGTTTAGCCGGGGTTTCGGATATCGATTCCACAGATGACTCTATCGTAAAAACGGCCACTAAACGGCTTCCATGGTTGCTCATCTTGACGTTTTTAGGTATGATTACTGCAACTATCTTGGGCTCGTTCGAAGATACGTTAGAAAAAGTAGCATTATTGGCAGCCTTTATTCCGATTATCAGCGGTATGTCCGGGAACTCAGGAACACAATCACTTGCCGTTTCTGTGCGTAATATCTCAACAGGAGAAATTGAGAATCAGAGTAAGTTTAAAATTACGTTGCGTGAAGCGGGAGCCGGTTTCCTCTCAGGTTTAGTATGTGCCATTGTACTGTTTACGATTATTATGGTGCTCTACCAGACACCACTTCTCGGTCTCATTGTCGGCGGCAGTTTGACAATAGCCATGACAGTCGGTACGATTATGGGCTCAATTATTCCTCTGATAATGAATAAATTGAAAATCGACCCAGCTGTTGCCAGCGGTCCATTTATTACTACTATCAATGACATTGTCAGTATGTTAATTTACTTTGGTTTAGCAACATCATTTATGTCATATCTCACATAAGGAGGGACACATGGAGTTTGTATCACTCGTAATTGTTGTCATGGCGGCTTTCTTAACCCCGATCATCGTCAACAGACTCAATATTAATTTCTTGCCGGTGGTCGTTGCCGAAATCCTCATGGGACTCGTTATCGGACAATCAGGCTTTCATTTAGTTGAAAGAGACAATGTATTAAATATTTTGTCGACATTAGGATTTATTTTCTTAATGTTCCTCAGCGGTTTAGAAATAGATTTCAATGCTTTCAAGAGCCAACCGACTCAAAATAACAAGAAATCTAAGAATAAGAAGAAACAACCGAGCCATTTACAATTAGCTTTACTCGTTTTCGGTTTAATTATGGTAATATCAATTATCTTGGCTTATTTATTCAAATGGTTCGGCTTAATCGATGATGTATTATTAATGGTGATCATCATTTCTACGATTTCTTTAGGTGTCGTTGTACCGACATTAAAAGAAATGAACATCATGCGTACGACAATCGGCCAATTCATCTTATTAACTGCGGTTCTAGCAGACTTATTCACGATGATACTATTAACCGTTTATGGCGCCTTAAATGGTAAAGGCGGCGCAACATTATGGTTGATCAGTATTTTGGTTATATTTACCGTTATTTTCTATTTCTTGGGCGGTATGTTCAAGAAAGCGCAATTCTTACGCAAATTAAATGACGGGACGACGCAAATTGGAGTACGTGCGTGCTTTGCTTTGATTATTTTATTAGTAGCCTTAGCAGAAGGAGTAGGCGCTGAAAATATTTTAGGTGCATTCTTAGCAGGGGTGATTGTTTCCTTGCTTGGACCTGACGAAGATATGGTAGAGAAACTCGATTCATTCGGTTATGGTTTCTTCATTCCTATCTTCTTTATCATGGTAGGTGTGGATTTAAACATTCCTTCCTTGATAAAAGAACCGTCTATTCTTATCATTATTCCAATATTGATTGTCGCGTTCTTGATTTCAAAAATAATACCTGTATTTGCGATTCGACCTTGGTTCGACCAAAAGACTACAATTTCTTCAGCATTTCTTTTAACATCGACACTGTCCTTGGTAATCGCAGCAGCAAAAATTGCAGAACAATTAAAAACAATCACACCAGAAATTTCAGGTATTTTAATTTTAAGTGCTGTCATTACATGTGTCTTTGTACCGATTGTCTTCAAGAAAAACTTCCCGATGCCGGAAGAAGCGACAAGACGTATTAATGTCAGCTTGATTGGTAAGAACCAATTAACAATCCCGATTGCTCAAAACTTGATGTCAGACTTATATGCCATCACGTTATACTATCGTAAGGATTTGAGCGATCAACGTCACCTTTCAAACGATATTACAACCGTTGAAATCGCTGACTATGACGAAGCAATGTTGGATAAACTGGGACTGTTCGACAGCGACATTGTAGTTTGCTCAACTAATGATGATGAAATTAACTATAATGTAGCGACGATGGCAAAAGAACATGGAGTTAGCCGTGTGATTTGCCGCTTTGAAGAAGGCGGAGAAACAGAAGCCGAGTTGCGTAAAGAAGGCATCGAAATCTTCAGCAGCTTCTTGAGTAACAAAATATTACTTACCGGCCTGATCGAAACACCGAATATGCTGAACCTATTGAGCAATGTGGAAACTTCATTATACGAAATCCAAATGCTCAACTACAAATTCGACCATATCCAATTGCGTAACTTCCCATTCGACGGCGACATCATTTTCGTACGTATTGTGCGAGATAACGAATCCATCGTGCCGCACGGGGATACAACCTTACGTTATGGCGACCGCTTAATCGTCACAGGCTCTAAAGAATACGTAGACGAATTGAAACGCGATTTAGAATACTATTCCTTAGGTTCTTAATTGGAAAAAGAAAGATTTAGTGAGAGGAGCAGGGCAGAAATAATTTTAAACATTATTATTTCTGCTCCGCTTCTTTTTTGCCGTCATAG
Coding sequences:
- the yjbH gene encoding protease adaptor protein YjbH yields the protein MSEELKLICNNRQDDTNLSPVSKIEIYSFFDPFDEDCFKLSAILSKLRVEYKQYIRIRHILNPSLRILTKCQAQSSSENDNIALAYKAAELQGRSRAERFIHLMQNEIIPKRDIITEEMIKTAAKNAGLEYEVFKEDLKSGKLKDSLKVDLHIAREMEIDQAPSLVFFNEDVTEEGLKVEGLYPYHIYTYIINELMGTPIEKELPPKLETYIKEQQFVTFEELLTIYEWPEKMLLKELKKLALQQKIEKLSNPEGDFWKAK
- a CDS encoding truncated hemoglobin, with the translated sequence MAPNPYEVIGKERLYSMIDYFYSLVEKDERINYLFPGDFAETSRKQKQFLTQFLGGPALYTEEHGHPMLKMRHMEFRITSFERDAWLENMNKAIQHAELPAGVGEYLYERLRMTAHHMVNSEN
- a CDS encoding CYTH domain-containing protein; protein product: MAINQEIEYKQLLSEEEYTALKKAFFNSQQPFTQINFYIDTPDFELAEQLMALRIRQIGKEYEMTLKVPAEVGLTEYNNETHIVPEHGQHIHSNQLPEDIFSVLKDSGIDTEKLHVLGALTTHRMETEIEEGLLVLDHSEYLGIEDYELEFEVENPETGLAKFQSILKEFDIKSYVPKNKVQRFFKAKSK
- a CDS encoding GTP pyrophosphokinase; this encodes MNQWDRFLTPYRQAVDELKIKLKGLRKIYDLEQDASPIEFVTGRVKPLTSIIEKATERGIPFDRLHEEMYDIAGLRIMCQFVDDIEIVVNLLRQRKDFKVIEERDYINNTKESGYRSYHVIIEYPIETLDGQSKILAEIQIRTLAMNFWATIEHTLRYKYDGDYPPEIQKRLENAAEAAFSLDEEMSEIKDEIQEAQRYYSKKRAKKHNQE
- a CDS encoding NAD kinase; protein product: MRYNIVSKGDHKSNSIKENMETQMQNTEMIKDTETPEIVISVGGDGTLLEAFHKYSYRLAETAFVGVHTGHLGFYADWLPHESDKLIEEIIDGEYDVIKYPLIDITVNYNDEKNPSQHIALNEATMKTEDNTTLVADVSLRGKHFERFRGDGLCISTPSGSTAYNKALGGALIHPSLRAIQLTEIASINNRVFRTVGSPLVLPAHHYCLITPVDQRTIMTSIDHVTTKHHNVKSIEYKVAKEEIRFARFRPFPFWKRVHDSFISDGRDD
- a CDS encoding RluA family pseudouridine synthase; this translates as MQFQYTIASPIVLKTFLQENQYSKKMISAIKRDGALLVNEKPVTVRKAMEAGDTLVVKLPDELPSVNLEPFEQPLDILFEDTYFIAVSKGKQQNCAPSREHPHGSLIEQVMGYLASKQSGEASPANPHIVTRLDRNTSGIVLFAKHGHFHHMMSHVAMNKIYHCIAEGRIEEAGNIVAPILRASDSIIKRQVGAAGKYAETSFQPIQIANDFTLCKVQLHTGRTHQIRVHFQYIGHPLLGDDLYDGPHSDITGQALACCNLSFTHPITHECIELKDDAKRTELDNLFQHLIQPTEM
- the mgtE gene encoding magnesium transporter, which translates into the protein MDEKEIYNKSLLDNLLLNNDIDQFREEFLSMHTYEQSEYFEDSDKEIHQKMYHLLSPKEVADFFDQLEIDDDEYEEIFDQMKVSYAAHILEDMSYDNAVDIMNHLSKRKIATLLAIMDKEDAKEIKALMHYEEDTAGGIMTTEYISLKTTTPVKEGLLLVKEQAPDAETIYVIFAVNDDKQLVGVLSLRDLIVAENDDYIEDIMSERVVSVNVADDQEDVAQTMRDYDFIALPVVDYQDHLLGIITIDDILDVMDEEALEDYSGLAGVSDIDSTDDSIVKTATKRLPWLLILTFLGMITATILGSFEDTLEKVALLAAFIPIISGMSGNSGTQSLAVSVRNISTGEIENQSKFKITLREAGAGFLSGLVCAIVLFTIIMVLYQTPLLGLIVGGSLTIAMTVGTIMGSIIPLIMNKLKIDPAVASGPFITTINDIVSMLIYFGLATSFMSYLT
- a CDS encoding monovalent cation:proton antiporter family protein encodes the protein MEFVSLVIVVMAAFLTPIIVNRLNINFLPVVVAEILMGLVIGQSGFHLVERDNVLNILSTLGFIFLMFLSGLEIDFNAFKSQPTQNNKKSKNKKKQPSHLQLALLVFGLIMVISIILAYLFKWFGLIDDVLLMVIIISTISLGVVVPTLKEMNIMRTTIGQFILLTAVLADLFTMILLTVYGALNGKGGATLWLISILVIFTVIFYFLGGMFKKAQFLRKLNDGTTQIGVRACFALIILLVALAEGVGAENILGAFLAGVIVSLLGPDEDMVEKLDSFGYGFFIPIFFIMVGVDLNIPSLIKEPSILIIIPILIVAFLISKIIPVFAIRPWFDQKTTISSAFLLTSTLSLVIAAAKIAEQLKTITPEISGILILSAVITCVFVPIVFKKNFPMPEEATRRINVSLIGKNQLTIPIAQNLMSDLYAITLYYRKDLSDQRHLSNDITTVEIADYDEAMLDKLGLFDSDIVVCSTNDDEINYNVATMAKEHGVSRVICRFEEGGETEAELRKEGIEIFSSFLSNKILLTGLIETPNMLNLLSNVETSLYEIQMLNYKFDHIQLRNFPFDGDIIFVRIVRDNESIVPHGDTTLRYGDRLIVTGSKEYVDELKRDLEYYSLGS